The following proteins are encoded in a genomic region of Glycine max cultivar Williams 82 chromosome 18, Glycine_max_v4.0, whole genome shotgun sequence:
- the LOC100804314 gene encoding putative vesicle-associated membrane protein 726-like — protein MGQQSLIYSFVARGTVILAEYTEFTGNFTSVAAQCLQKLPSSNNKFTYNCDGHTFNYLVDNGFTYCVVAVESAGRQIPIAFLERIKEDFTKKYAGGKAATAAAHSLNREFGPKLKEEMQYCVDHPEEISKLAKVKAQVSEVKGVMMENIEKVLDRGEKIELLVDKTENLRSQAQDFRQQGTKIRRKMWFQNMKIKLIVLGIIIALILIIVLSVCGGFNCGK, from the exons ATGGGACAGCAATCGTTGATCTACAGCTTCGTCGCTCGCGGCACCGTGATCCTAGCGGAGTACACCGAGTTCACCGGAAACTTCACCAGCGTGGCGGCGCAGTGCCTCCAGAAACTCCCTTCCTCCAACAACAAGTTCACTTACAACTGCGATGGCCACACCTTCAACTACCTCGTTGATAACGGATTCA CTTACTGTGTGGTTGCTGTTGAGTCTGCTGGACGGCAGATTCCAATTGCTTTCCTCGAACGAATCAAGGAGGATTTTACCAAGAAGTATGCTGGAGGAAAAGCTGCAACAGCGGCTGCTCATAGCCTCAACAGAGAGTTTGG ACCTAAGTTGAAGGAGGAGATGCAGTACTGTGTTGATCACCCAGAGGAAATTAGCAAGCTTGCTAAAGTGAAAGCTCAGGTTTCAGAAGTCAAAGGAGTTATGATGGAAAATATTGAGAAG GTTCTTGACCGTGGGGAGAAAATTGAGCTTTTGGTGGATAAAACAGAGAACCTTCGCTCTCAG GCTCAAGATTTCAGGCAGCAGGGAACCAAGATTAGGAGAAAGATGTGGTTCCAAAACATGAAGATAAAGCTAATTGTTCTGGGTATCATAATTGCCTTGATTCTCATTATTGTTCTTTCCGTTTGTGGTGGCTTCAACTGTGGTAAATGA